A section of the Clostridium felsineum DSM 794 genome encodes:
- the trpS gene encoding tryptophan--tRNA ligase, which produces MGENKKVIFSGIQPSGELTIGNYFGAIKNWVKLQDEYDCYYCIVDLHAITVKQEPKDLRRRTLQLIATYIASGIDPEKNTIFIQSHVPAHVQAQWILNCTSYVGELSRMTQFKDKSKKYEDTGIGAGLLNYPVLMAADILIYQADLVPVGKDQTQHIELTRDLAQRFNSTYSETFKIPEGYIPTGGAKIMSLQEPIKKMSKSSDNPNSFILIMDPPEVIKRKVARAVTDNIGVVKYTDDQPGVKNLMNIMSCCTGMSTADIEKKYEGQGYAKFKEDVAEALIQELEPIQNKVNELLKDKSYLQDICKKGAQKASYVANKTVSKMMRKVGFILPEK; this is translated from the coding sequence ATGGGTGAAAATAAAAAAGTAATATTTAGTGGAATTCAACCATCAGGTGAACTTACTATAGGAAATTATTTTGGAGCAATTAAAAACTGGGTTAAGCTTCAAGATGAATATGATTGCTATTATTGTATAGTTGATTTACATGCAATAACAGTAAAACAGGAGCCAAAAGATTTAAGAAGAAGAACACTTCAGCTTATTGCAACATATATTGCATCAGGGATAGATCCTGAGAAAAACACTATTTTTATACAATCACATGTTCCTGCACATGTTCAAGCTCAGTGGATTCTTAATTGTACATCATACGTTGGAGAACTTTCAAGAATGACACAATTTAAGGATAAATCAAAAAAATATGAGGATACTGGTATTGGAGCAGGACTTTTAAATTATCCAGTTTTAATGGCAGCAGATATATTAATTTATCAAGCTGATTTAGTTCCTGTTGGAAAAGATCAAACTCAACATATTGAGCTTACTCGCGATTTAGCTCAAAGATTTAATTCAACTTATAGTGAAACCTTTAAGATCCCTGAAGGATATATACCAACCGGTGGTGCAAAGATAATGAGTCTTCAAGAGCCTATTAAAAAGATGTCAAAGTCTTCTGATAACCCAAATAGCTTTATTTTAATAATGGATCCACCAGAGGTTATAAAAAGAAAAGTTGCTAGAGCAGTAACTGATAATATTGGAGTTGTAAAATATACCGATGATCAGCCAGGAGTAAAAAATCTTATGAATATAATGAGCTGCTGCACTGGTATGAGTACAGCAGATATAGAGAAAAAATATGAAGGTCAGGGCTATGCTAAATTTAAAGAAGATGTTGCTGAGGCACTTATCCAAGAATTAGAGCCAATTCAAAATAAGGTAAATGAACTTTTAAAGGATAAGTCATATCTTCAGGATATATGCAAAAAAGGAGCACAAAAGGCATCTTATGTAGCCAATAAAACTGTGTCTAAAATGATGAGAAAAGTTGGATTTATTTTGCCAGAAAAATAA